The DNA window CCAAGCAAGGAACATTGGTGGGGTCACTGCTGCCTGCCTGATTTCCTCAGCTTTGGCTTccagtcttcctcctcctcatatTCTCCAACTTCTCGTCTTCTGCTTGTCCACAGACTGGGCCACGGAACATTACCTTGAACCACACAGACCTGTTTCCCTGCCTTTGTATTCAGGTAAGAGAAGAGTCTAGCTAGCTGCCAGGGCAAGGGGATTGAGGAATTGAGAAGGGGGGTGGCCCTTACCTTTGTTGTCTTGCCATCCACTGTATTCCTCTTTGGGGTGGGAACTATTGCTCCCTAAAGTGACTAGCCCTTTCGTGACATTTGCTGTCCTGTCTTCTGCCTGTTGCAGGCTCTGAATGCTTTTCCTGATCCTCTGTCCACAGGACTCCTTCTCATTCTTCATAGTCCCATTCAAATGTCAACTCCTCCTTGAAACCTTTCCCTACTCTTCCAATTGCCTCTTTGTACTCCTCTGGGAAGTAGAGTATATGCTGTGAACTCAGACAGTTTGAATACTGACTCTTGCCATTtgctagctatgtgaccttgtacaagtcatttcacctctctgagcctgttttttatctgtaaaatgggcataacaaTACCAGCCTCATAGAACACTTAAAAAAGGAAGTATCCAAGCTTCTATATGTtggttctttcctcttcttttatttttttttttaagattttatttatttatttggtgggcagaaatcacaagtaggcagagaggcaggcagatagagaggagggagcagtttcccctctgagcagagagccagatgtggggtttgatcccaggaccctgagatcatgacctgagccaaaggcagaggctttaacccactgagccacccaggaaccccttcttttttttaagattttatttttaagtaatctctacaaccaatgtggggctcaaagttAACAAccttgaggtcaagagtcacatgttctaccaactgagccagctagacaCCCATCTTTCCTCTTCCGATTGCACATTTAAATGGTGATCAGGTCCCATCAATTTTATCCCTGACGTCAATGCCTGTTATTTCCACTGCCTGAAATACcctcatttcttttctatatagCCATATCCTTCCAGCTCTGGTATTACCTCTTTCCCAAAGCTTTTCCTCAACTGTCTGGCCTCTCCTGCCTTCCAAACTTCTTACACTTCTGTCTTTTCTTGTTCATTTATCACTTCCTTTCTTATTTGGGCACCTGTCTCCTTTTTTCTTGCACAcaacagatgctcaataaatgagtCACCAGTTTATTAATTTATACACATGTTTTATCTTTACTAAAACTGTGACTTTGTAATTTCCTGAAGGCAAGGAAGTAATACCTAATTCAAATTTAGTATCTCCCCCAGAGCCTTGTGCAATGCCTGGCATGTAATGGGTGCTAATTAAGTCtgttaaaggaatgaatgaatgaatgaatgaatgaatgaatgaaactctACTAACTAGCACTGTGATAGACACATAACAGATGTTCATGAAATGTTTGCCGTGATATAAACATCTTTACTGTCAAGCACAATGCCTGCCACATAGTAGGTGGTCTTAATTAAAAGTTTGCTGAATActatttttggggcgcctgggtggctcagtgggttaaagcctctgccctcagctcaggtcatgatcccaggatcctcggatcaagccccacatcaggctctctgctcggcagggagcctgcttcctcctctctctctgcctgcctctctgcctacttgtgatctctgtcaaatgaataaataaaatcttttaaaaaaaagtttgctgaataaattaatatactATCTCTACTGCTTACCATAGGGCTAAGCACAGAATAGAtgtgttttaaaagctttttgaaagaaatggggtgcctggcgGGTTCAGttcatagagcatgtgactcttgatctcagggtcatgagtttgagcccaacaCTgcgtagagtttacttaaaacaatatacataggggcgtctggatggctcagtgggttgaagcctctgccttcggctcgggtcataatcctggggtcctggaatcgagccccacatcgggctcagcgctcagtggggagcctgcttcccttcctctctctctgcctgcttgtgatctctgtcaaataaataaataaaatcctttttaaaaattaaaaaaaatatacatatatttgttatatatagtatatattacatattttatatattatatgtttagaaatatattatagaatataaacATGTggatatttatctatatattcatatatttatattatatattatgtaaatatataatagaatatatttatattatatataatatataattatataatataatgataatatatgatatttaatatataaatatatactatctatattatataagacaatatataatattatatattgttatataatataaaatatatgtgtaatatactatatattatgcatactatatataatatatatgacacaggacagataaatttatatatattaatgtatgttaacacttagcacagtacctggcatatagtaggttcACACACAGTGATTGGATTTCATTATCAACGTCTGTAGTGCCAACCATGGTGCTAAGATACAGAGTAGGTCTTCATTAAAAATCTGTTGAATGAAGGTGTTGCCAGATACTGGTATAGGGTCTGCTGGAAGAATCAATGCATGCAATGCTAGGGCTTTACAAAGAGCAAAAAGACTGGGCAAGTGTTGATgaaatattggttgaatgaatgcatCCCAGTGCTTGGCAAAGGGCCTGGCACATACTTTTAGAGGGCAGCTGGGTTGAATGGACTAATAGAACCCTGTTTCTTTTCCAGGTGTGGCCTCTAGAGCCCGACTCTGTCAGGACGAGCCTCTGCCCCTTTAAGGAGGGTGAGAAGaccagggctggggccagggtgggAAGGGTGCAGGTGGACGCATGCTGGGTGCCCAGTGACACAGCCCTCTTCTTGCAGACCCCCGGGCACACCGGAACCTCTGGCGTGCAGCCCGGCTGCGGCTACTGTCCCCCCAGGGCTGGCAGCTAAATGCACCCTGCTTGCTGCTTGCTGAGGCCACTCTGTGTTGGCAGGCACCAGGCGGGGGTCCCTGCCTGTCGCTGGTCCCACCGCTGTCCCGAGAAAATGTCACTGTAAATGTAAGTGAAGCCGTGggaggctcctgggatcaagaaaTGACAGGGAGCTTGGGGGGCCTATTTCCTGACCTCACCCATTACCCTTTTCCCACAGAAGACACTTGAGTTGCCATTGCTGAATGCCCACCCCAACCTCTGTGTTCAGGTAAGAAGGGCACAAGAGCTCTGGACTGGGGGAGGACCCCAAGTGGATCCTACCAGATAATTCACTGTCTTCTGGACCCACTTTATCCCTTGGGTCATGGAAGCAAGGTTGTTTTGGGCTACCTCTGGGAGTTGTACTATTTATTTAGCAGTACTATGGGActctgagcaagtcacttcaccaCTCTGAACATCAGTCTCCTAATCTGTttaatggggatgataataactACTTCACAGTAGTGAATAAAACCAATCAATGTTCCCACCCTATAGATCTTATTTTCtaatggagaaagagagggacgcaggggtggcttagttggttgagcgtctgccttcagctcaggtcatgatcccagggttctgggatgagtcctgcatcaggctccttgctcagcggggagcctgcttctccctctgcctcctgctccccctgcttgtgcttgctctctctctgacaaataaataaaatcttaaaaaaataataatggaggaagacacagacTGAATGAATTAATACAGTATACAAGTGGGGTGGTCAGATGAGGCCTCTTGGTGAAGGTGGTTAGATGAGAAGGGAACATAGAAAGTGCTTTCTCAGACATGAAAAGAACTAATTTAGGGTCATAAGGCTCTTTAGCACAGATGCCCTCGCAAGACTGTggctgagaaaaataaagtatctctTAATCATCTAGCCTTGAATCCTGATATGCTTAATATTAGGTCCAGGATGCAGATCCCCTACTCCAACCAAACAGACCTCCCCTTACTGTCCTTCTCTTCAGTTCTTTGCGGCCTTGCCTCTTGCTTTTCCTTGTGGCCCTAACCTTGGCTCCTTCTAAGCAGGTGAGCAACTGGGAGAAGCTGCAGCTACAGGAGTGCTTGTGGGCTGGTGAGTGGAGCCTAGGAAAGGCTGGGGCAGGGCCATTGCAATAGAGGTGAACCCTGCAAGTGCCACCTCATGGGGGTGAAGATCAGGcatgggaaggggtgggggcaaGTGGCAGCCTCCAGCATGCTTGGGTCTTGCTCAGAGTGGGCTCTCACCCCTTTCAGATTCCCTCGGGGCCCTCAAGGATGATATGCTGCTGCTAGAGACACGTGGCCCCCAGGACAACAGATCACTCTGTGCCTTGGAACCCAGTGGCTGCACCCCACTACTCAGCCAGGCCTCCACGGTGAGGACAAGGGGGTCCTCCTCCATGTACCTTTCCAGTTCCATCTCAAGCCTGGCCTCAGATTTTCACTGCATTCAATTTCCCCTCCTTTGTGCCAGACCCTGCAGTGCTCTCTGGGAATGTGGGGGTTACTCAGACCTAGGCCCTGTTCTTAGTGACCTCTTAGAAGTCTCCAAccactccccttcccttccccaactATTCTGCAAGCTGAAGCTTGGTGGTCTCCTAAGTATGATGCCCCTAGGTGACAACCTCCCTTTGGTTTGGCAGAGGGCAGCTCGCCTCGGAGAGCAGTTACTACAGGACCTGCAGTCAGGCCAGTGTCTGCAGGTGAGTGGCTGGCAGGAGGGCCCTGCCCCAGTGCCCAAGGCCAATAGGTCTAAAACTCTTTATTTAActtcttccatctcttcctgTGCCTAGCAGAGGGTATCAGGGAAACTCTCACTCCTCCTGGACAGGGGCCTCTTCATTGTACCTCTAGTACCCACTCACCATCTATTTCTGCTTATTTTGTGTCCAGCCCTGGGGAAGCCAAGAATTGAAGAAGCATAGCTGCTGTTCCCAAGTTGCTCACTGCTGGCTAGAAAACAGTACACAGATAACCAAATTTATATGCACTAAGCACTGGGTTCCAGGGAGAGCATCAAGAAAGGGTGATTTCACATGGGCCAGTTCCGGCATGGAGTAGGCAAAGCATGAACAAAGGCAGAACAGCTTGCAgcctactgtgtgtgtgtgtgtgtgtgtgtgtgtgtgtgtgtgtgtgtgaagtatgCATGCATAGCTGAGGCTGGGAATTTGGAGATCAGGCTGGCCAGAACTTGGTGGGTGTTCTGGGCTGTGGCCTTGGCTTTGTTTGTGTCTTACAGCTCTGGGAAGATGACCTGAGAGCACTATGGGCCTGCCCCATGGACAAGTGTGAGTATTAAAaatctgcccttcccctccaccaAGGGCTGGAATCTAGACATTTTTAGGGAGCTCATGCAATGGCCTTTCCTTCCCTGGCTCAGATCAGACAGACATTCCTCCCTTCattcaaaaaccaaaaagaaagctTACAGGGATCACCAAAAAGACACAATCCCTGCCTCTTCCACAGCCATAGAAGGCTAGAAAGACCTTAGCTAAATAATTGCTTTCATTTAGTAAATGTGAGCTATTGAAGCATTCACTTATAAAGTGCATATATTGGGAAACTGACTTAGGTGGAGTGGGGCCAGGAAAAGGTTCTGGCTGTTCTGAAGGCTGAGCTAGTTAAAGGGGGGAGAGATgcttttttgaggaactccaaggtagccagtgtggctggagggtCTTGGAAGGCAGGCCTCTATCACAAGGATGCAAGGGTCATCTAGGGCCTTGATGGAaggaattagattttttttttttttttgaaagagtgggtaggggcagagagagaatcttaagcagactccacaccttgatctcacaaccctgacatcatgacctgagccaaaaccaagagtaataaaacccttaaccaactgagtcacccaggtgccccctaggaAATTGGATTTTATGTTAAGAGCAATGGGAGCCTCctgaaaggctaaaatcaaatttgtattttttttttttaagattttgtatttatttatcagagagagagggagaaagcaagcacaggcagacagaatgccaggcagaggcagagggagaagcaggctccctgctgagcaaggagccccatgtgggactcgatcccaggatgctgggatcatgacttgagccgaaggcagctgcttaaccaactgagccacccaggtgtccctcaaatttgtattttaaaaagatctctgGGACTGCCATGTAGTGAAGGACTTGGAAGCAAAAAAGAGGTTTAGGGACACCAGTTAGAAGGCTTTTGGAGTCATCAAGAGAGTGAGGTCAAGGGCCCAGCAACCCTATATTATTAGCTGACATTTGAGCACTTGCTAGGCCCAGTGTAAGTGCTTTGTGTGTATTAATATTTGTAATCTTCAAACAACCCTAGTAAGTAGGTACTTGTTGTGAACCCAGTTTTACAAAAGTGAAAACTGAGGCAAAAGATTAAGTGACTTATCTGAGGTCACTCAAGTAGATGGATCTATGTCCATATGTTGACTCTGACACTATATGCGGTGGATTTGCGTTAGATCTTTCCATTCCCCTGAGCCAGTTCAGTCACCACACGGCAGCCCCAGAGATCTTTTAAACGAGTTTTTCTCCTACGTGAAGTAGGGTGAAAGTGTTAGGTATCTAACTAGCCTGTCCTCTCCCCTGGGTCTCCTAGACGTTCACCAGCGCTGGGCCCTGGTGTGGCTGGCCTGCCTACTCTTGGCCTCTgcacttttccttctcttccttgtcaaaaagaaccaaGTGAAAGGTGAGCACTTCCCGACCCCCCACTCcccaagggcagggctgggagttCCCCCTCGAGAGGGTGGCGGCTGAGCTCATGGGCTGCCTCCGCCCCTCTCCCCTAACAGGGTGGCTGAGGCTCTTGAAGGAGGACCTCCGTGCGGGGGGTGAGTGTGAGCAAGTGCCGGGCGGGGGGCCGCCCTCAGGGGGCCGGGCCTCGGGCCTTCTCACGTCTTCCTTTCCCCTCTATTCTCTCCCGCAGCTGTCGCCAGGGGCCGCGCGACTCTGCTCGTCTACTCAGCGGAGGACTCCGGTTTCGAGCGCCTAGTGGGCGCCCTGGCCTCAGCGCTGTGTCAGCTGCCCCTGCGGGTGGCCGTGGACCTCTGGAGCCGTCGTGAACTGAGCGCGCAGGGCCCCCTGGCCTGGTTCCACGCGCAGCGGCGTCAGGCCCTTCAGGAAGGGGGCGTGGTGGTCCTGCTCTTCTCGCCGGGGGCCGTGGCGCTATGCCACGAGTGGCTGCAGGACGGGGCGTCAGCGTCCGCCCCGCACGGCCCTCACGACGCCTTTGCCGCCTCGCTCAGCTGCGTGCTGCCTGACTTCCTGCAGGGCCGGGCGCCCGGCCGCTACGTGGGGGCCTACTTCGAAGGACTGCTCCACTCGGAGGCCGTGCCCGCCCTTTTCCGCAGCGTACCCgtcttctccctgccctcccagttGCCCGACTTCCTGAGGACCCTGCAGGGGCCTGGCACCCTCCGTCCCGGGCGGCTCGGGGAGAGGGCGAAGCGAGTGTCCCGGGCCCTGCAGCCCGCCCTGGACCAGCTGCTTCAGCCTCCCGGGGATCCTGGGGATCCCGAGGACGGCACGCGGGTTGGCACGTGAGGCACGGGCGACGGCTCAAATAAAGGCAGATGCTATTTTTCTACCGGTGACTCCGCCTGTGTCCGTGACCGCCTCGCTGGCCTAGCACGACGCCCGCGGCCCTTTAACACCCGGACAGGTGCAGCCTTGCACCGCCGGCGGGTGGTTGACGTAAGGTGACGCAATGGCACATGGACTGCCACCATTGGCTGAGAGTGGGCCCTGCTCCGCCCCCCAGGCTGCGGAGCCGGCGGAGGCCGCACGTCTTACGCCGGCAGCCGCTGCTGCGGCGTTGGGGAGGCTGAGCGGTCGGCGCCAACCGGCTGGGTGGGTCGGCTCTTCCTCCCACGCAGCCTACGCGGGTCTGGATCCTCCCCTGCCTGCTAGAGGCCGCGTCTTTGTAGCCTGCGGGCCCGCAAACCTGACCCCCTTCTCTTCTTATCCGGATATGGGCTCCACCCCCCTAGACCTGGGTTCCGTTCCAGACTCCTCCCCCCCGAGACCGCCCATCCGGCCTCTACTACCCTAATGCTTGGACTCTGACCCGTTCTCCCAAATTCCGCTGATCCTGGCCCTAATAACAATCCATATTCAGACCTTAAAACAATGAGTTGACTTCTCCCTTGCTAAGGATTCAGGCCACCTCTCCCACGGTGACGAGGATAACTTACTCCCGTCTTGGAACTGCTGAACAGGCTCCTTTCTCACCACTTCCCCTCCCCCGGTCGTCCCCCTAGTCTAGCCTCCTATTAATAACACAGATCCGGGCTCCCAGACTCGCGGCACCTCCGAACCAAcccttttttttctcacttgacTCCTCCAGTGAGTCATTCCCATTTCCTCTTATCTACAGGTTCCGGACCTGGGAAAAGATGGCCTCACTGCCCCAGAGGGGCCTGGTCCCACCTCTACTCTGGGGCCTGAGTCTCTTCCTTAGCCTCCCAGGTCCCGTCTGGCTCCAGCCTTCTCCACCTCCCCAGTCTTCTCCCCCAACtgagctccatccatgtcatacCTGCCGGGGACTGGTCGACAGCTTCAACAAGGTGGGTGCCCGAGCAGCCTTGTGGGAGATGGCCTAACCATGATAGCACAGGGGTTAAGAAGAGTTCTGGGATGCAAGTCTGCATGAGTCAAGTACCAGCTTGGTTGCTTActagttgtatgaccttgggcgggttgcctttctgtgcctcagtgcccTGGGCAGTGAAACACAGAAGTGCTagaatgtgccaggcactgtacttaGCTATTACTAATGTTCTCTGTTTCCAGGGCCTGGAGAGAACAATCCGGGACAACTTTGGAGGTGGAAATACTGCCTGGGAGGAAGAGAAATTGTCCAAATACAAAGACAGGTAAGGGGCTGGAGAGGTGGGTTTATATACCTCACCTCCCAGTCTTGGCTCTACTGTTGGAGGCCTTGAAACTCTTGAGACTCAAATATCACTGACCATCTCTAGTACAGCAGTAAATTAGGCAAGCAAAATCCCATCTGCGAGGTGCTTAAATTCCAGTTGAAGAGACAgtgaataggtaaataaataatgtcaCATCAAATGAAGAACAGGAAAGCAGGATAGACTACGGAAGGGTGGGAGGCATGGAATTCAAGGTGTAACATTTGAACCGAAACCTGAAGCAAAGAAGCAAGCTATGTGACAGGGAAGGGATTTGGACAGAGTGGGGCTGAGCTTGGTGTATTGGAGAAGAGGCTGGATGGGAGTGAGCAGACAAGAGTGATCGAACATGAAGCCAGGGTGCCTTGAAGGTCACAGAATGGTGTTTAGATTTCATTCTGAGTGTAATGGGAAATCATTGGAAAGTTTGGAGCTAAGAGGTGATGTCTTGTTTTTACCTTTAAAAGATCACTCACTGCGATGTAGCAAAACGACTGTAGGGACTGGAGTGGAGGAAGCAAGGAGACCATTTGGGAGGCTAGTCTAAGTACGACAGCAGCATGAGCAGGTGTCGTCCTGTTCTGGGTATATTTTGCAGATGGACTGATAGGGCTTGATGACAGAATCATTATGGggtaggagagaaaaagaataaaaagtacttATAGGTTTGGGGCCTGAGCAACTG is part of the Mustela nigripes isolate SB6536 chromosome 2, MUSNIG.SB6536, whole genome shotgun sequence genome and encodes:
- the IL17RC gene encoding interleukin-17 receptor C isoform X6, translating into MPVPWFLLSLALGRSPMVLSLEKLMGPQDTARCSPGLSCHLWDGDVLCLPGSIVSAPGPVLVPTRLQTELVLRCHQETDCDLCVRVAIHLAVHGHWEEPKDEDRSGRAADLELEEPRNAFLQAQVVLSFQAYPTARCVLLEVQVPAALVQPGQSVGSVVFDCFEAALGAEVRLWSYTQPRYQKELNLTQQLPALPWLSVSADGDDVHLVLDVSEEQHFGLSLYWNQVQGPTKPWWHSNLTGPRNITLNHTDLFPCLCIQVWPLEPDSVRTSLCPFKEDPRAHRNLWRAARLRLLSPQGWQLNAPCLLLAEATLCWQAPGGGPCLSLVPPLSRENVTVNKTLELPLLNAHPNLCVQVSNWEKLQLQECLWADSLGALKDDMLLLETRGPQDNRSLCALEPSGCTPLLSQASTRAARLGEQLLQDLQSGQCLQLWEDDLRALWACPMDKYVHQRWALVWLACLLLASALFLLFLVKKNQVKAVARGRATLLVYSAEDSGFERLVGALASALCQLPLRVAVDLWSRRELSAQGPLAWFHAQRRQALQEGGVVVLLFSPGAVALCHEWLQDGASASAPHGPHDAFAASLSCVLPDFLQGRAPGRYVGAYFEGLLHSEAVPALFRSVPVFSLPSQLPDFLRTLQGPGTLRPGRLGERAKRVSRALQPALDQLLQPPGDPGDPEDGTRVGT
- the IL17RC gene encoding interleukin-17 receptor C isoform X7, encoding MGTGKNLKMRTGLEEPLIWSSRSLGTPFSRPRWCSPSRPTLPPAVSCWRCKCLLPSCSLGSVVFDCFEAALGAEVRLWSYTQPRYQKELNLTQQLPDCKGLEVQDSIQSCWALPWLSVSADGDDVHLVLDVSEEQHFGLSLYWNQVQGPTKPWWHSNLTGPRNITLNHTDLFPCLCIQVWPLEPDSVRTSLCPFKEDPRAHRNLWRAARLRLLSPQGWQLNAPCLLLAEATLCWQAPGGGPCLSLVPPLSRENVTVNKTLELPLLNAHPNLCVQVSNWEKLQLQECLWADSLGALKDDMLLLETRGPQDNRSLCALEPSGCTPLLSQASTRAARLGEQLLQDLQSGQCLQLWEDDLRALWACPMDKYVHQRWALVWLACLLLASALFLLFLVKKNQVKGWLRLLKEDLRAGAVARGRATLLVYSAEDSGFERLVGALASALCQLPLRVAVDLWSRRELSAQGPLAWFHAQRRQALQEGGVVVLLFSPGAVALCHEWLQDGASASAPHGPHDAFAASLSCVLPDFLQGRAPGRYVGAYFEGLLHSEAVPALFRSVPVFSLPSQLPDFLRTLQGPGTLRPGRLGERAKRVSRALQPALDQLLQPPGDPGDPEDGTRVGT
- the IL17RC gene encoding interleukin-17 receptor C isoform X1, which codes for MPVPWFLLSLALGRSPMVLSLEKLMGPQDTARCSPGLSCHLWDGDVLCLPGSIVSAPGPVLVPTRLQTELVLRCHQETDCDLCVRVAIHLAVHGHWEEPKDEDRSGRAADLELEEPRNAFLQAQVVLSFQAYPTARCVLLEVQVPAALVQPGQSVGSVVFDCFEAALGAEVRLWSYTQPRYQKELNLTQQLPDCKGLEVQDSIQSCWALPWLSVSADGDDVHLVLDVSEEQHFGLSLYWNQVQGPTKPWWHSNLTGPRNITLNHTDLFPCLCIQVWPLEPDSVRTSLCPFKEDPRAHRNLWRAARLRLLSPQGWQLNAPCLLLAEATLCWQAPGGGPCLSLVPPLSRENVTVNKTLELPLLNAHPNLCVQVSNWEKLQLQECLWADSLGALKDDMLLLETRGPQDNRSLCALEPSGCTPLLSQASTRAARLGEQLLQDLQSGQCLQLWEDDLRALWACPMDKYVHQRWALVWLACLLLASALFLLFLVKKNQVKGWLRLLKEDLRAGAVARGRATLLVYSAEDSGFERLVGALASALCQLPLRVAVDLWSRRELSAQGPLAWFHAQRRQALQEGGVVVLLFSPGAVALCHEWLQDGASASAPHGPHDAFAASLSCVLPDFLQGRAPGRYVGAYFEGLLHSEAVPALFRSVPVFSLPSQLPDFLRTLQGPGTLRPGRLGERAKRVSRALQPALDQLLQPPGDPGDPEDGTRVGT
- the IL17RC gene encoding interleukin-17 receptor C isoform X8 — protein: MPVPWFLLSLALGRSPMVLSLEKLMGPQDTARCSPGLSCHLWDGDVLCLPGSIVSAPGPVLVPTRLQTELVLRCHQETDCDLCVRVAIHLAVHGHWEEPKDEDRSGRAADLELEEPRNAFLQAQVVLSFQAYPTARCVLLEVQVPAALVQPGQSVVWPLEPDSVRTSLCPFKEDPRAHRNLWRAARLRLLSPQGWQLNAPCLLLAEATLCWQAPGGGPCLSLVPPLSRENVTVNKTLELPLLNAHPNLCVQVSNWEKLQLQECLWADSLGALKDDMLLLETRGPQDNRSLCALEPSGCTPLLSQASTRAARLGEQLLQDLQSGQCLQLWEDDLRALWACPMDKYVHQRWALVWLACLLLASALFLLFLVKKNQVKGWLRLLKEDLRAGAVARGRATLLVYSAEDSGFERLVGALASALCQLPLRVAVDLWSRRELSAQGPLAWFHAQRRQALQEGGVVVLLFSPGAVALCHEWLQDGASASAPHGPHDAFAASLSCVLPDFLQGRAPGRYVGAYFEGLLHSEAVPALFRSVPVFSLPSQLPDFLRTLQGPGTLRPGRLGERAKRVSRALQPALDQLLQPPGDPGDPEDGTRVGT
- the IL17RC gene encoding interleukin-17 receptor C isoform X4, with protein sequence MPVPWFLLSLALGRSPMVLSLEKLMGPQDTARCSPGLSCHLWDGDVLCLPGSIVSAPGPVLVPTRLQTELVLRCHQETDCDLCVRVAIHLAVHGHWEEPKDEDRSGRAADLELEEPRNAFLQAQVVLSFQAYPTARCVLLEVQVPAALVQPGQSVGSVVFDCFEAALGAEVRLWSYTQPRYQKELNLTQQLPALPWLSVSADGDDVHLVLDVSEEQHFGLSLYWNQVQGPTKPWWHSNLTGPRNITLNHTDLFPCLCIQVWPLEPDSVRTSLCPFKEDPRAHRNLWRAARLRLLSPQGWQLNAPCLLLAEATLCWQAPGGGPCLSLVPPLSRENVTVNKTLELPLLNAHPNLCVQVSNWEKLQLQECLWADSLGALKDDMLLLETRGPQDNRSLCALEPSGCTPLLSQASTRAARLGEQLLQDLQSGQCLQLWEDDLRALWACPMDKYVHQRWALVWLACLLLASALFLLFLVKKNQVKGWLRLLKEDLRAGAVARGRATLLVYSAEDSGFERLVGALASALCQLPLRVAVDLWSRRELSAQGPLAWFHAQRRQALQEGGVVVLLFSPGAVALCHEWLQDGASASAPHGPHDAFAASLSCVLPDFLQGRAPGRYVGAYFEGLLHSEAVPALFRSVPVFSLPSQLPDFLRTLQGPGTLRPGRLGERAKRVSRALQPALDQLLQPPGDPGDPEDGTRVGT
- the IL17RC gene encoding interleukin-17 receptor C isoform X3 produces the protein MPVPWFLLSLALGRSPMVLSLEKLMGPQDTARCSPGLSCHLWDGDVLCLPGSIVSAPGPVLVPTRLQTELVLRCHQETDCDLCVRVAIHLAVHGHWEEPKDEDRSGRAADLELEEPRNAFLQAQVVLSFQAYPTARCVLLEVQVPAALVQPGQSVGSVVFDCFEAALGAEVRLWSYTQPRYQKELNLTQQLPDCKGLEVQDSIQSCWALPWLSVSADGDDVHLVLDVSEEQHFGLSLYWNQTGPRNITLNHTDLFPCLCIQVWPLEPDSVRTSLCPFKEDPRAHRNLWRAARLRLLSPQGWQLNAPCLLLAEATLCWQAPGGGPCLSLVPPLSRENVTVNKTLELPLLNAHPNLCVQVSNWEKLQLQECLWADSLGALKDDMLLLETRGPQDNRSLCALEPSGCTPLLSQASTRAARLGEQLLQDLQSGQCLQLWEDDLRALWACPMDKYVHQRWALVWLACLLLASALFLLFLVKKNQVKGWLRLLKEDLRAGAVARGRATLLVYSAEDSGFERLVGALASALCQLPLRVAVDLWSRRELSAQGPLAWFHAQRRQALQEGGVVVLLFSPGAVALCHEWLQDGASASAPHGPHDAFAASLSCVLPDFLQGRAPGRYVGAYFEGLLHSEAVPALFRSVPVFSLPSQLPDFLRTLQGPGTLRPGRLGERAKRVSRALQPALDQLLQPPGDPGDPEDGTRVGT
- the IL17RC gene encoding interleukin-17 receptor C isoform X5, with the translated sequence MPVPWFLLSLALGRSPMVLSLEKLMGPQDTARCSPGLSCHLWDGDVLCLPGSIVSAPGPVLVPTRLQTELVLRCHQETDCDLCVRVAIHLAVHGHWEEPKDEDRSGRAADLELEEPRNAFLQAQVVLSFQAYPTARCVLLEVQVPAALVQPGQSVGSVVFDCFEAALGAEVRLWSYTQPRYQKELNLTQQLPDCKGLEVQDSIQSCWALPWLSVSADGDDVHLVLDVSEEQHFGLSLYWNQTGPRNITLNHTDLFPCLCIQVWPLEPDSVRTSLCPFKEDPRAHRNLWRAARLRLLSPQGWQLNAPCLLLAEATLCWQAPGGGPCLSLVPPLSRENVTVNKTLELPLLNAHPNLCVQVSNWEKLQLQECLWADSLGALKDDMLLLETRGPQDNRSLCALEPSGCTPLLSQASTRAARLGEQLLQDLQSGQCLQLWEDDLRALWACPMDKYVHQRWALVWLACLLLASALFLLFLVKKNQVKAVARGRATLLVYSAEDSGFERLVGALASALCQLPLRVAVDLWSRRELSAQGPLAWFHAQRRQALQEGGVVVLLFSPGAVALCHEWLQDGASASAPHGPHDAFAASLSCVLPDFLQGRAPGRYVGAYFEGLLHSEAVPALFRSVPVFSLPSQLPDFLRTLQGPGTLRPGRLGERAKRVSRALQPALDQLLQPPGDPGDPEDGTRVGT
- the IL17RC gene encoding interleukin-17 receptor C isoform X2, which codes for MPVPWFLLSLALGRSPMVLSLEKLMGPQDTARCSPGLSCHLWDGDVLCLPGSIVSAPGPVLVPTRLQTELVLRCHQETDCDLCVRVAIHLAVHGHWEEPKDEDRSGRAADLELEEPRNAFLQAQVVLSFQAYPTARCVLLEVQVPAALVQPGQSVGSVVFDCFEAALGAEVRLWSYTQPRYQKELNLTQQLPDCKGLEVQDSIQSCWALPWLSVSADGDDVHLVLDVSEEQHFGLSLYWNQVQGPTKPWWHSNLTGPRNITLNHTDLFPCLCIQVWPLEPDSVRTSLCPFKEDPRAHRNLWRAARLRLLSPQGWQLNAPCLLLAEATLCWQAPGGGPCLSLVPPLSRENVTVNKTLELPLLNAHPNLCVQVSNWEKLQLQECLWADSLGALKDDMLLLETRGPQDNRSLCALEPSGCTPLLSQASTRAARLGEQLLQDLQSGQCLQLWEDDLRALWACPMDKYVHQRWALVWLACLLLASALFLLFLVKKNQVKAVARGRATLLVYSAEDSGFERLVGALASALCQLPLRVAVDLWSRRELSAQGPLAWFHAQRRQALQEGGVVVLLFSPGAVALCHEWLQDGASASAPHGPHDAFAASLSCVLPDFLQGRAPGRYVGAYFEGLLHSEAVPALFRSVPVFSLPSQLPDFLRTLQGPGTLRPGRLGERAKRVSRALQPALDQLLQPPGDPGDPEDGTRVGT